The Cytobacillus oceanisediminis genomic interval CTTTAAATAACCTGGATATGAAGCATTCAGTTCAAATTATGAAAATTTTGCGCAAGCTGGTTGATGAACTTGGAAAGACAGTTGTCATTGTTTTACATGACATAAATTTTGCATCTGTTTATTCTGATCGTATCGTAGCGTTGAAAAACGGCCGGCTGATGAAAAATGGGCCTACTCGTGAAATCATAAATTCTGATGTGCTTCGTGAAATTTATGATATGGATATTCCAATTCAAGAACAGAATGGCTGCAGGATTTGTGTCTATTTTAATTCACATACGTAAACATTGAAGTAATAAATATACCTGGAGAAATCTATTGTATTTCTTCAGGGGTTAGCTTATTTTATGTCAGATTTTTAAAATACTGGAAGATAATTTAAAAAATCTTGCAAAAAGTTATTGACTAATAAAGATTATTCAATAATAATTATCATCATGATTGATAATGATAATCAATATCAATAATAAGTAAAAAGGGAGAGTTATGAAAGATGAAAAAAATATTTTTTGCGTTGTTAGCAGCTATGGTATTATTGCTTGCCGCATGTGGTTCTAACGAAGAAGCTTCAAAAGAAGAATCAGCTGATAAAGCTGCAGCTGAAGAAACAAGTGCAGCTGGAACAGAAGGAAGCTCTGCTTATCCAATGACGGTATCTCCGACAGTTGCTTCAACAGAAGGCAGTGAGGGTGGTACAACTAATTTTGAAGATGTAGAATTTGAAAAGATGCCAGAAAAAATTGCCGTATTCGATTATGGTTTCTTAGATACATTAGATGCTCTAGGTGTTGAAGGAATTGTTGGGGTTGCAAAAGATTCTACCCTGCCTGCTCACCTTGAAAAATACGCTTCTGATGAGTATAAAAGCGTTGGTGGATTAAAGGAACCTTTACTTGAAGATATCGCTGAAATGGATCCGGATGTAATCTTTATCTCTGGGCGTCAGTCAGCATTCTATGAAGAATTAAAAGAAATTGCTCCTGTCGTGTTTGTTGGTACTTCTGAGGATGACTACTGGAACACATTCCAATCTTCTGTAGATCTAGCGGCGAAAATGTTTGGTAAAGAAGCAGAAGCTGAAGAATACACGGCAAAATATGATTCAGCTTTAGAAGAAATCAAAGCTTTAGCTGGAAACTACAAAACCTCTTTAGTTACAATGTACAATGAAGGTAAATTATCAGGTTTTGCAACAAATTCCCGTTTCGGCTACATTTATGACATTTATGGATTCAAGCCGGTAACAGAAGATATCGAGTCTTCTTCTCACGGTTCTAACTTCGGTTTTGAAGCCATCCTGGAATTTAACCCACAAGTGCTATTTGTAATTGACCGTACAGCTGCTGTTGGCGGCGACTCTAATATTGAAGCGGATATGGAAAATGATATCGTTAAGAAAACAGATGCTTATCAAAATAAAAAAATCGTTTACTTGGATGGACCACTTTGGTACCTGAGCGGCGGCGGTTTACAATCGGAGCTTGCTAAGATTGAAGAAGTTTTAGCTGAGTTGAAATAATTTTAAATGTAAGGGGCTGTCTGGAGAATCGGTGAAAGTTGACTCTCTGGCGGCCCCTTTTAATAGGCTCTTTTCGTAAAGTTTGTGCTTTTTCATAACTTAGTTTAATTTTCTGAGTTGATTGGAGCGGAGGGCACTTGACTCCTGCGGGAGGCTCACATTCCTCCCCGCGGAAAGCAAGTGCCTGGAGCGGAAATCAACGGGCAGAATTCATAAACAAAAAACAACAATCTTTGAAAAAAGAGCCTTTTAATAAGGATAATATAAAGGGGCGGGAAAAATGAAACAGATTAACAGATATATCGATTCAGTTTTTTATAGCCAAGATGATATTCTAGAGGAAGTTCTTATTTCCATAAAAGAGAATGGCATGCGATCCATCTCAGTATCTCCTTCTACTGGTAAGCTTCTTACGCTGCTAGTATCTATGTCTGGAGCAAAAAATGTCCTTGAGATCGGGGCGCTTGGAGGATATAGCGGGATTTGTTTAGCCAGGGGATTCGATAGGGCAGGGAAATTAACTTCCCTGGAACTAGTAGAGAGTTACGCAAAATTAGCAAACAGTAATCTGGCTAAAACCGGGTTTGGAGATCAAGTATCCTATTTGATTGGACCAGCTTTGCAAAGCCTCGAACAGCTTGTTAGCGATAATAGACAATTTGATTTTTTCTTTATCGATGCAGATAAAGAAAATTACGAAAACTATCTGAACTATTGCATCAGACTAGCGGAAAATGGTGCTTTAATTGTTTGTGATAATGTACTGGCCAGAGGCAGTGTAGCAGACGAGAGTGCTGAACCTGAACGTCATACTGAATTCATGAGGAAATTTAATGAAACAGTTGCCAGCCATCCTCAATTGGAATCTGTGCTTATTCCTATTGGTGATGGGCTGACTGTTTCAAAAGTAAAAAAATAAAAAATATTTAAGTGCAATACACAAAAAGCAGGATGCTTGCTAAAGCATTCTGCCTTTTATTGTCTATGCATCATAGTAATTTAAAAGCAGATAAGCAATCCATCTGCAATGAGGGTTGTTTCTGATATTTGTAATCAGCCCTTTTACGATAGCAGGATTCAAGCTGCGCTCCTGTAAATCCTGCTTTAGCAGGATGAGGGATTCTTTTTCAATGGAGTCTTCTAATTCCTCTATTTTTTGCTCCATAATTTCAATTATTTGCCCGTGAGTCATCTCTTCATGCCCCGTCTTCCTGAACATCTCGTAAAGCCCGTCGGTTATAAACGGGATAGTCGAATGCTTTGCAAGAAGTTCTGTCTTCTCCGCAAGTGATCGGCACAGAAGGTCCAGATCCAAAGGAACATTGAAAAATAAAAATAAATGAGAGTATACATGCATAAAGCCTTTGATGCAATAGATTAAATCGTATTTTGTATGCTGGACAGTCTCTCCATATAACTGATCAAGCATGGATAGGGTGATATCATCGATTAATTGGTCAAAGTGACGCCCTTTTGATATCAGTTCTTCGTTGAATGTATGCGCCTGTTCTTTAATGAAAATCTTGGCGAAGTCTGAATGCTTTTGAAAGGAGTAGAACGTTGTGTAAAAAAACTTCACTAAAAGCTCTTCACCACTGTTACTCGGGTCCTTGACTATGTAGTCAATATCTGAAACGAACTGCTCCATAAAATGATCAATCAAAGCCATGATCAATTCATCTTTTGATTTGAATGATAAGTAGAAAGCTCCTTTGGATATACCGGAGTGCTCTGTGATCTGCTGTACAGAGGTAGCTTCAAATCCTTGCTTCGCAAAGAGTTCTAAAGCGCTTTCCATAATTAATTGCTTTTTGCTCATGTAATGGTGTCACTCCTTTTTGATTGACAAATGACCAACCAGTCATTATTATATGTAATTGAGTCTAACAAGTCAATTTAGGGTAGGTGCACAAGTGAAAGGTTTAGTGAATTTTGTCCTGCAGAACAAACTTGCAGTCTGGCTGTTAACAATTATTATCACGGTATCTGGCATCTATTCAGGTACACGGATGAATATGGAGACCATTCCGGATGTCTCAATTCCTTACTTAATGGTTATGGACGTATATCCAGGGGAGACTCCTGAAAAAGTGATGGAAGATGTGTCCATCCCAATTGAAAAAGCCGTAGAAGGCCTTGAAAATGTTAAATCAGTTTACTCAAATTCATATTCTAACATGTCAAATATCCAAGTGGAATATGAATATGGTATTGATATGGACGAAGCCAAGCGCGCTCTCCAATCAGCTCTTGATACAGTGGAGCTGCCGGAAGGAGCACAGGAACCTTCCATCACTGCCATCAGCATGAATATGATGCCGGTTGCTGCGCTGAGTGTAAGCAGTAAATCAGAGGATATTGTTGAATTAACCTCAACAGTAGAAGATATCATACTGCCAAAACTTGAAAAAATTGATGGTGTGGCATCAGCGACTATCACTGGTCAGCATGTGGAAGAGGTACAGCTCACATACAACGAAGAAAAATTGGCTGAGCTTGAGCTGACCGAAGATAAAGTAAAGGAAATGATCCAGGCGAGCAACATGGCTGTATCATTGGGACTTTACGAGTTTGAGGAAGGAGAACAGGCTGTCGCAGTAGACGGCAAGTTCATGACCGAGGATGAATTAAAGAACATGCTGATCCCGGTATCACCAACCGCACAAAACCAGTCACCTTTTGTGAAGCTGAGTGACATTGCCAAGATTGATACCGTCGGCAGAGTACAATCCGTTTCCCGTACAAATGGTGATGATGCCATTGCGATTCAAATTGTGAAAGAACAGCAGGCAAACACCGTTGAGGTG includes:
- a CDS encoding siderophore ABC transporter substrate-binding protein; its protein translation is MKKIFFALLAAMVLLLAACGSNEEASKEESADKAAAEETSAAGTEGSSAYPMTVSPTVASTEGSEGGTTNFEDVEFEKMPEKIAVFDYGFLDTLDALGVEGIVGVAKDSTLPAHLEKYASDEYKSVGGLKEPLLEDIAEMDPDVIFISGRQSAFYEELKEIAPVVFVGTSEDDYWNTFQSSVDLAAKMFGKEAEAEEYTAKYDSALEEIKALAGNYKTSLVTMYNEGKLSGFATNSRFGYIYDIYGFKPVTEDIESSSHGSNFGFEAILEFNPQVLFVIDRTAAVGGDSNIEADMENDIVKKTDAYQNKKIVYLDGPLWYLSGGGLQSELAKIEEVLAELK
- a CDS encoding O-methyltransferase, coding for MKQINRYIDSVFYSQDDILEEVLISIKENGMRSISVSPSTGKLLTLLVSMSGAKNVLEIGALGGYSGICLARGFDRAGKLTSLELVESYAKLANSNLAKTGFGDQVSYLIGPALQSLEQLVSDNRQFDFFFIDADKENYENYLNYCIRLAENGALIVCDNVLARGSVADESAEPERHTEFMRKFNETVASHPQLESVLIPIGDGLTVSKVKK
- a CDS encoding TetR/AcrR family transcriptional regulator codes for the protein MSKKQLIMESALELFAKQGFEATSVQQITEHSGISKGAFYLSFKSKDELIMALIDHFMEQFVSDIDYIVKDPSNSGEELLVKFFYTTFYSFQKHSDFAKIFIKEQAHTFNEELISKGRHFDQLIDDITLSMLDQLYGETVQHTKYDLIYCIKGFMHVYSHLFLFFNVPLDLDLLCRSLAEKTELLAKHSTIPFITDGLYEMFRKTGHEEMTHGQIIEIMEQKIEELEDSIEKESLILLKQDLQERSLNPAIVKGLITNIRNNPHCRWIAYLLLNYYDA